Below is a window of Perca flavescens isolate YP-PL-M2 chromosome 12, PFLA_1.0, whole genome shotgun sequence DNA.
TCCATCTATGACAAATGTCTTGAGCTTAAACATACCTCTACACACTTATACCTCACTGACCAGTGCTTGATCAGATTTGGAGCTTAAAGGATTAGTTggttaattgattagttgatcgACAGGAAAATAACCTGCAAATGTTTTGATAATCAATATGTCATTTTCCAAGTAAAATTACAAATATTCTGTGGTTTCATCTACTCCAATGTGaggcttttctttgttttatgtgatcaaacactgaatattttttggttttggactgtttggTCTAACAAAACAAGCCATTTTAAGACATCACCTCAGGTTTTTGGCAATTATGATtggaattagggctgcaactaataatttttattatcaataaatctgccaattattttctctaTGAATTGATTAGTCATTGGGTTTAGAAAATGTCAGCAAATGGTTAAAAGAAACACCCATCACAATATCATAAAGACCAAGGtcatgtcttcaaatgtcttgttttgtccaaccaacagtccaaaacctaaagatattcaatttactgtcAGGCAAAGaaatgctcaaaaaaaaaaaaaaaaaaaaaaaacgagaaacCAATTATTCTGGAAGCTGGAACTCAATAACTGGCATTTGTGATTAAATTATTCCTTAAAACAAGTAACAAATCATCAATATAGTTGCAGATTGACTAATATGAACCAATCGTTTCAGCtattgttgatgttgttttaccattttctgacatctcATAGACCAACAAATAGGTCTAATCAATTGAGAATTATTGAGAAAGTaatcaataattaaaaacatactTTTATAGGTCCTCCTCTACTTAAAATCAAGTCAAATGATGACAAATTGCCCAGCGAAACCTTCCAAATTGTCATTCCTGTCTGTTCCAGATTGACTTAACACAACACGCTCATAATTTCGAGAAAGTTGTTTTTGCAATTTTGATTCAACCCCCTGCGTCCAACAAAAGGACCACACAATGCGTTTTGGAGGGGTCCCCGCTTTCTCAGCTTGGGCCTGGATGTGTGAAGCTGGAGCTGGTGTTACTTGATTATGAGCAATCACAGATGCTTATTCATCGCACTGAGAGGCAACAGCGTCAGCATCAGGAGCTTTCAGGGAGTCTGGTAAGAGGAGGTGGTGACGCATCGCTTTAGGGAAAACGTCGAGAAGTGACGAGCATCTCCAGCCGACTAGTATTCCCTCACGACTACAGCGGAGCGGCAAAGCGGCGGTGcgacaacagcagcagcagcggcaggGGCGGCAGGGGCTTttcctcgtcctcctccacctcctttgACTGCCCACGCATGAATGAACAGAGcgaatgacacacacacgccgCAACAGTACCCACCGGGAGAGGAAACAGCGGTTCTCCTCCTCCATGTAGACATTTAAAGAAATTTAAAGAACGTCTGTTCTGGTAGGCCTACTATTAACAGTCACGAATGCCGGTAACAAATGTCTCTTTTCTATGCTGTCAGAAGTCATTCACACAGGGCATATTTATTTgagtaaaattaaacaaatatgtCATTCTGCAACAGTGCCGGTAAAAGTAGCCTATCCCAGTGGCATCCCCCACTATAAGCGTGCTGTGTTTCCGTTAACCATCTACCGTGTGATTTAATGACTGATCAGCACAAAACCCTCCGGTGCTCCGGCCACACAGACTTTTCTACGGAGCTGACAGCCCGCAGGCTCTGTCAGACAACTGGTGCAGCTAAACCGCGAGCAAGTGATAGGCTACTTCAATAACATCAAACATAAAGGGTTTCCATTAGCCTTTTAATTTCCTCCCTTACCTCCCACACATAGCAGGGACATCTCTGATAGCGGCGTGAGGGTCCCCGGCTGTCCTCTACTTGAGTGCTCCGTGATTTGTTTGGTCAGTCCGTTTGTCTCttggttacaaaaaaaaaaactcaaaccgCCAAACTGTTAGGCTACCCTAAATGGCAACGGAAACCAATTAGCATCTTGTCAGAAGCGCTCGTCTCTTTCTCAGCGGAGCTGTTGCTCGTTTGGCAGGACAAGACACACAGGAGTGAATTCCTCGCCCCCCCTCTTCATTCCTCCTCTGCATTGCCTCAGCTCTCCTCCGCTGCTCCTCCTGCGCGCACAGCCATCTTGTTTCAGCAGCAGCACCCTCCGCGCGAGGACAGCTCCCCCGCGCCGCCCTGACGTCACGGTTGATGAGTAGCAGGCGGAGAGGGGCTCGTGGTGGGGTGAACGGAGGAGGAGACAGGATGGGCCTGGCCGGTGTAATGCAATCAATGATGTCGGCGAGGAATTCCATTCATTGTTTTCAAAGTCACACACACcaggttgtctttttttttctaaaataggcTAGCTACCCACTATTTTAACTAgcctacatttaaaatgtattgttttgtttatttaattgtagGCCTACTTGCCAAGCCTACTCTGGCAGGCTCTTCAACCaattcatattttcattttaacacGTTTGAAAGGAAGAAATAATACTAGCCAGGGCTAAAGACAGGATGTAGGCTACATGTTTTATATGCTAATGGTCACGAGTCCCATTTCCCCCATTTTTTCTAATTAGGCCACATTTTTATTTCCCATATGACGTCTTCAATCCTCTTTCAAAGCCTTGCTCTATACCGGGAATACAATTATAGTGGGGTGGTGAATCATATATATACTTCAGGTTGACCTGAAGGTAATGAAATATAATCCAAATACTGGAATCAGCCAATGTGAGCCAACTGTGTATTTTCAATTAAAGAATGTACATGTACCCCCACCTCCCTCATTCCGCAAAAAATAATACATCATCATAAAACATGTGATATTCAATTGATGCTTCAAAAAGGATCTATTTGATATTGGTGCACACATGCTTTGTAGTCTAATGTCTTTACAATTTAGATTTTGGTTTGATGAATTAACAGAACCCACAGTTTATCTCATAATAAAAATAGCTTATTTACTTAAATCTCAACTTTACAGCTAAAACCTGAAGGAGCCTAAAGTTGGTCTTCTCTGTTTACGTCTGTTGACTTGCTCACATATATGGGGAAGTAGGGCTTCTTAGACAGTTTTGTGTAGTTTTATGTAATTAAGTGCAATATTTACTCAGAAAATATTGCAGTTTCTTACaaatagcctattatcactgagctgggcaatatatcaatattatatcgacatcgtgatgagactagatattgtcttagatttttgGATATGgtgatatcgtaatatggcataagtgttgtcttctcctggttttaaaggctgcattagcCTACAGtaaaagtgatgtaattttctcaacttaccagactgttgtaactgttctattatttgcctttacccacttagttattagttataaagcaccaatagtcaacactacaatattgttgcggtatcgttATCGAGGTATTTTGTCCAAAATATCGTgatgtttgattttctccatatcgcccatccctaaTTATCACATATGGAATGGTCATGGAAATGATCAGATATAGCCAATGGATAAGGAAAATAGTATTTGTTGTGTTGCTCAAAGTAATTTGTTTGCGTAAAATTGTCATTTGTAAATCGGCATTAGAACCAAATGCCTGTGCCATTTTACATGCTTGAAGTGATTTTGATGAACTGGAATTTTGAAAGAGTTGCTTTATCCAATTCTATTATTATGGTTATATTTTTGTTAAGTCAACtaaaatgttgtgcatcatAGTATTAGCAGTTAACTTTTAACAACAACAGGGAAGagtgctgctgcagcagctgcaatACAGTTTCTCATTCCCACGTGCTTCAAGAACTCATCAATCCTCTCCCAAAAAACAAGAGCAGCCTGCCTGAATGACTACCGCCCAATGGCACTCACCTCTGTAGCAGTGAAATGCTTTGAACGACTGGTTGACGGTCGATCTGCTGCTCACTACCCAGCACAGTGGACCCATTGCAGTTTGCCTACCGTCCCAACCGATCAACAGAAGATACCATAGCACACATCCTCCACACAACCTTATCCTACCTTGAAAAAATAGGAAGCAATAGAGATTGCTGTTCATTGACTACAGTTTAGCATTTAACACCAAAGTTCCCTCCAGGCTTGTCACAAAGCTCAAGGACCTGGGATTAAGCACCTCACTATGCAATAAACCTAAAGTCTGCCAGATTAGGGCAGTGTGGATGTGGGCCATATACAGTCTATCCACTAAACACCCAAAGTCTGGACTCAAATGGACAGGTTTTAAACTGTCCTCAATGAGTATAGTTAAAAAAGGGACTACAAAAGCATGTGATTATGTGTTACCCTAAAAAGGTGGTGTTTTGGTTATAAGCAATCATAAACAGGCGTGTTTGCTATAGATTAAAAACTGATGTGAGAGGAAAATTGCCCTCCTGTGCAGATGGAGAGCACCTTGTAGTAACAATAACAAACGCCAGGGGGCAGCTAAGGCCAGCTATGGCTGTCGAGACTACTAGAAATACTCAAAGCGATGAAGTGTGTTGTTTACGCCTACTCTCGGTTCAAGATGGCTGCTGGAGACAACAGCGGCAGGCCTCCTTGCCTTAATTTCTCTAGCCCGGGTCCTTTGGGAAACAGCCAGCCCAGCAACAGCGTTTTCTCCATGCCAGCATCCAACGGCGGAGCGGTCGGTACGGCTGGGGGAGCACAGGGAGCAGCGAGGCGTCCCAACCCACAGATGGGGCCTGGCGGGGGAGACAGCAACGGTGTTTCGAGCGGAGCTCCGCCGACTGCGCAGAACTCCCTGCAGCAGTCCGCTGCGGCAGGTGCTGCGGCAGCCGGAGTCATGGCCACCCCGGCGTCTAACATGGCAACCACCCCGGCGTCAAATGCGTCGGCGTCGGCAGCACCCACAGCTACTCCGGCAGCTGCGTCTGTGCTGGTCTACCGAGAGCCAGTGTACAACTGGCAGGCAACAAAGAGCACCGTCAAGGAGAGATTTGCTTTCCTCTTCAACAACGAAGTGCTCAGTGACGTTCATTTTTTAGTGGGCAAAGGAATGGGGGTTCAGAGGATACCTGCGCACAGGTAAGAACTGCAGTATGAGCATTCAAAAATATTAGCAAGCTAATTGTCAATCTGCAACGCGAAAATACGTAACCTCTCTCTTGTTCTTTTATTGTCGCGGATTGCCGACGCTGGCAGGTTTGTTCTGGCTGTGGGGAGCGCAGTATTTGATGCGATGTTCAACGGTGGGATGGCGACGACCTCAACGGAAATCGAGCTTCCTGATGTGGAGCCAGCTGCCTTTCTGGCCCTGCTAAAGTAAGGAGCGCGTGAGGGCGAGAGCGTGCCATTTAAACTGAATATTTGCGTGTCCTTATGTGggcttgtattttatttatttttttaaatgtcatgtcATATTAGTAGCCTATTTTGGAAATAGCGAGAAGTTGCGGGTAAAATTAAGCTCGACAATGCAGCATTACATTTCATACCAATTCATTCATCGTATGATCATAATAAATGCTAAGCGTACAGGTCACTAAATGCTGTGCGCTAATACAATTCGAATGTCTTGTATAACTTGTGATCCTCCTGCAGGTTTCTCTACTCGGATGAAGTCCAGATCGGGCCTGAGACGGTGATGACCACTCTATATACAGCTAAAAAGTATGCAGTACCAGCACTGGAGGCTCACTGTGTGGAGTTCCTCAAGAAGAACCTGAGAGCAGACAATGCTTTCATGCTGCTCACACAGGTCTGCTTCCCCAGCTATAAATGTTGACAAGGCAACTTGATGTGTCAGACTGATTGTAGTGCCTCTAAATCTTAATAGGCAATTAAGTGGCTTTTTTCAACTCCTAGTTTTGCTGCCCTAGATGTTGTGTGCAAATACTGCCAGTATGATATGCAAAAgagctgacatttttttaaacccacaGATAGAGTTGGATATTGTTTAATTTTTCTGATAGCAGGTTTTGGTTCCATTACCAAAACAACACTCTTACGATACCTTACTTTGagaaatgtataaatgtttttCGACAAAACACTTTTTAAATAACCAAAGAAGCCAAAGATCTCAAATATTACATGTTGTCTAAACACATGCAGCCGTACAAAATCTAAAATAGTCTTACATTGGCTAAATTATGATTTGAATCAGAAACTGTCTATCGGAGAAAAAGTAAACAGGATTGCAAGTCTGTCCACACATTTGATGCCAGCTTTCGGTGCTTTTGACATATTTCAGTCTGTTCCAATCAAAAGTATTAAGGTTTGAAATCCAGTCCTACTCTTAGATCTTATTGCGATAGTGCATACCTACATCACGGCAATTAttgaattgtctttttttttttttttttttttttagtgcagTTGTCAATTCTAAATTTTTAACTGAGCCGTGTTGGTGTATTTTTCGTTTCAGGCACGGTTGTTTGATGAGCCTCAGCTTGCCAGCCTCTGCCTGGAGAACATCGATAAGAACACTGGAGATGCTCTCGCCGCTGAAGGCTTTACGGACATAGATTTGGGTAACGTCGCCTTGTCAATGTCATTATAGCCACAGTTGGGTTTCAAAATAACAGCCCAACTGACCATTGGGTtttcatctctccctcccttagATACATTGGTGGCAGTGTTGGAGAGGGATACTCTCGGGGTGAGGGAGGTGCGTTTGTTTGGTGCAGCGGTGCGCTGGGCAGAGGCCGAGGCTCACAGGCAGCAGTTGCAGCCCACACCTGAGAACAAACGCAAAGTGCTGGGCAAAGCTCTCACACTCATCCGCTTTCCTCTCATGACCATTGAGGAGTTTGCTGCAGGTGAACAGAAACCCAATGAAAACAACACTGTAGCTTTACTTTCATACATTTCGTTCATTCAGACCCTGATCCTCGTCCTCTGGTCTTGTCATCGGCCCTTTTAGGTCCAGCCCAGTCCAGTATTCTGACTGACAGAGAGGTGGTGAGTCTCTTCCTCCACTTCACAGTAAACCCAAAGCCTCGCGTGGAGTTCATTGACAGGCCTCGCTGCTGCCTCCGCGGGAAGGAGTGCAGCATCACACGTTTTGGACAGGTGGAGAGCCGCTGGGGTTACAGCGGGACAAGCGACCGCATAAGGTGAGTGAGGAGCAgagcattttaaaaatgtaattacagcCTTATTCTTAACAAAACAAATCACTTGGAAGAGAATTCATTCAGTGGTTCTGACACCACacactttgagaaccactgtaTTCATTAAATGTAATCAATTATTTAGCAAATATTTAGTAGCCTAATTATTTATGAACTTAAAAATGGCCCATGATCTTAATTAACCAAGGAAATTACAATATAGTCAGTGAGTCCACTTCTAGAGCTTAAgattaaataagaaaataagcTCCACAGCACCACTGTTTTAGTGTAGGTGACATTGGCAGCATTTTCACATTTTCCCTGCTTCACTTAAACTGAGACGaattaacattttcaatgtattTAATCAGTCAATCAGTAAGAACAGACAATGAAGCAGATACTGTGGCCATACTATACTGTATGATATAAAGCCAGGGACTTTATTAACTGGAACACAAACTTTAAGAGACCTGAAAAAACATCTGCTGTACTGCTATCCTCACAGGACAGAATACATACTCGTATATAGCGAAATTTAGGTCctggttgaaagaaaaaaaattttcAAAAGGCAGCATGGATTAGCACTGTAGTCCTTAATAGACCATTTTCAAGGCAAGCGCAGGTGGAACTAATAACAAACGGTGGTAGTGCATGTTGTGACAGAACCATCGTTTatgttattagttacacctgtgctttttctgcTGTTTACACAGTCAACTATGTCATCCCCTCTTCCCTCTTGATATATTTCCGTTCCGTTTCTCTCCTCAGGTTTTCAGTAAACAGAAGGATATTTGTGGTTGGGTTCGGTCTCTACGGCTCTATACACGGACCCACAGACTACCAAGTTAACATACAGGTGCAGACCCGAACCCGTCAGAAAACGTTTGTGTCCCGTTTCGCTGTACCTTGTAGGCATGAAGGATCATTTTTAATTTCTGCATTTCATTTCTCAATGCAgatcatacacacagacagcaaCACGGTGCTGGGCCAGAATGATACAGGCTTCAGCTGTGACGGGTCAGCCAACACCTTCAGAGTCATGTTCAAAGAACCAGTGGAGATATTACCCAATGTCAACTACACTGCCTGTGCTACACTGAAGGTAATAATGAATGAGTTATAAAAgaaatatatctatctatctatttatctgtcTATCTTTTGGATTTATTGTTTCAGCTCGTTTCTTTTCCGCCTTTGTGGGCACTTTAGAATATCTAACCTGTCACTGCGCAGCATTGGCTCCACCAGTGTGTTCAACCCTCTCCGTCTGTCTTGCAGGGCCCGGACTCTCATTATGGGACTAAGGGAATGCGAAAGGTAACACACGAGTCATCGTCTACTGGCACAAAGACGTGTTTCACCTTCTGCTACGCGGCGGGCAACAACAACGGCACTTCTGTAGAGGACGGACAGATTCCCGAGGTCATCTTCTACACATAGTCGCCTATGACATAGCAAGGATCTTCCATCCAATGTGACAACCTGACACCAGCGCGGGGCCACGCCTCAGCAGCCGTTCTGGGGACTAATCTCTCAGACATCATACTGTTCCCTCCATATAGTGCACTACTGTTGGCCACATGGGAAGACAAATAGCCGTAAAGCGATGTAGGTCACTACATGGGGCGTAGCGTGTCATTTGAgatgctgtctctctctttctcagcgGCTTCCTTTATCCCTTTGTGTCGATGTGATGCCAGCCTCTGAAACAGACATGACTGTAACCGACTCCACaacggagggagagagggagagaggagccTCTCAGATTATTCACAGTATTGATGTCACTGCTGTGGATTGACGGCATAAGGCTGAATTCTATTTAAGTTGTACAATTACCCTTCCTGTACTCCACAGCATTAGTGCAAAGGAGTCGCAACTGTATGAATGtacagtttaaaagatttgcCAAGGCAAGATCCTCATCACGGTTCAGTACAGACCAGCGTTGCACTCAATTCCACATCAGCTGTAACTTCCATAGACCTCATAGGCTTTATGAACTCTGAACCAAAGTTCATATCAATCTTAACAATATGATAATGGCAGGCAATTTTCGGGTTTCTACATACAGTACTATCTGTGATATCTTGTGTCCTTGCTTGGTAGTTGCCTATACCCATGATACCTTGCACTTTTCGGCCTTGCATATGTTCATTTGTTTGTTCTATGGATGCACACTAACTCTTCAGATATGTTTctttttagctttgttttaaaaagtgtggGCGGAAGAGCTTTCCGTCTTGGTTCGGAAGTTAAAGGATTGTATATTaaagttgcatttaataacatTGTATATGTAACTTGAAATAATTATTGATTAAAGAGTGAAGAAACAAATATTGTGGTGTTTGTGATTTTTGGAAAAGAACCCATCCCAGGAGTAACTTAACCTAcgcaaaaaaacataacattttgggaaacgcGCCTGTTGGTGTGAGATgggaagatcaataccactcttatGTTTGTCTGCTAAAAATAAGACTAGGCTACACTACACCCATCagttagcatagcttagcataaagactggaaacagcctggctctgtccaacgCCTACCAACACCTCTAAAGCACACTTATCGACGACTGTTATGTTTGGGAATATTTATTTTCCattctttatttaaacaataaatCCTGAGAACAAAATGCTATGGGGGAGTTCACAGTACCaaaataacaagaaaaaaaaaaattaggtgTCCATTATTATTGGTTGTATGCCTCTACCAACCAGTCATGTCTGGCCAATATGCAGTCAAGACTGTTTAAGACATTTAATTAAAGgtattaagtttattttttggTGAAACCCggatgcttcacacacatcttcaacccgGCAGCACAGAAAATCTGGAAAATCACCAGTTTCAAGGATGTGACCCAAGATTAGCGTCACCATTCAGTATCTGACCAAATGTGAACAATCCATGGCCAATATGGTCTCAATCGGCCCTACTGTTCCTGAGTTATGCTGCTAAATTATAGACAGAAAAGCGTTTTCTTTATGCAGAACATTATGATCTCACAGTAAAGTTGACCTTTGACTTTTTGGGTATAAAATGTGATCACTtggggcagcctctagctcacccagtaagagcgttcgccccatgatggctgagtcctgcagcgggcctttgctgcgtgtcattccccatctctcacCCTCTTcaagtctatccactgtcacttcataacaaagggaaaaagcccccaaaaaataatcttaaaaaaaatgtgatcacTTTTACCTATTATCTATTTGTCTGAAATGTCACCATTAGGGAACCAGTTCTTGAGTTATGGCCAAAAACGTGTTATGTGAGGTCAGAGTTCTAATCCTCATCCTTGAAGTGGATATTTgtgccaaatttgaagaaattccCTTCTGGCATTCCTGAGACGTTTGCGATTGACAACTTGAAAACATAATGCCTCCGGCTACAGCTGTTGCCGACGTGAAGGCAtaataaaacttaaaacaacAGAAGATAATTAAGTAAAGACATTAAAAGTGATACACTCATTTACAGTCTTACAACTTTCTTATTAGTGCAAAATGTAATGGTTCTTAAgtcctttttttattctttatggAAATGATTGCTAGCttagctaactggctgctggctctaGCCTTAGCCTATATTCACCGTACGAATGAGAGaatggtatcgatcttctcatctaactctgcaTCCatgcgtatttcccaaaatggtAAACCATTCCCTTAAGCCCACCAAAGAAATAACAGAATTTCAGGAGTCATCATgagttgtatgtttttattaataCATCCACTGAACAACGGTCGAATGCAGGGAGTTTGAATTCTGTAACACTTTCTTGTGGCTTTTATAGTTTTATCTGGCCAAGGATCCATGTTAATATGCATTATTGCAGCAGTATCACAGTGCACTGTAAAGGCCCATCCTGGCAGATAagagggggggggaaaaaaagggggaAGATGTGGAGGAATAGAAGAAACAAGGAATACAACTGCTTTGATCCAATTGTTCCCCCAAACCCTCACCCTAGGCACTTGGTGTACTGTAgctgtgaaatgaaaaaaagcatcactgCTTCCACTAGCCTACAACAAAAGTTTAAAGCTTTGTTTCTGCTCCGGACTCAAAGTCAAAACAATTTGTGCGATGTGTCTTTAAGCCTGTGCAAAGATTTAAAGTGCCCACGGGGTAGGGTCTAGAGATTGATTTGGTATTTTATAACCTGGGCTCAGCGTCTACAGTTTGTCCAAGTAGTTGTCT
It encodes the following:
- the LOC114565206 gene encoding BTB/POZ domain-containing protein 2 is translated as MKCVVYAYSRFKMAAGDNSGRPPCLNFSSPGPLGNSQPSNSVFSMPASNGGAVGTAGGAQGAARRPNPQMGPGGGDSNGVSSGAPPTAQNSLQQSAAAGAAAAGVMATPASNMATTPASNASASAAPTATPAAASVLVYREPVYNWQATKSTVKERFAFLFNNEVLSDVHFLVGKGMGVQRIPAHRFVLAVGSAVFDAMFNGGMATTSTEIELPDVEPAAFLALLKFLYSDEVQIGPETVMTTLYTAKKYAVPALEAHCVEFLKKNLRADNAFMLLTQARLFDEPQLASLCLENIDKNTGDALAAEGFTDIDLDTLVAVLERDTLGVREVRLFGAAVRWAEAEAHRQQLQPTPENKRKVLGKALTLIRFPLMTIEEFAAGPAQSSILTDREVVSLFLHFTVNPKPRVEFIDRPRCCLRGKECSITRFGQVESRWGYSGTSDRIRFSVNRRIFVVGFGLYGSIHGPTDYQVNIQIIHTDSNTVLGQNDTGFSCDGSANTFRVMFKEPVEILPNVNYTACATLKGPDSHYGTKGMRKVTHESSSTGTKTCFTFCYAAGNNNGTSVEDGQIPEVIFYT